The Papaver somniferum cultivar HN1 chromosome 3, ASM357369v1, whole genome shotgun sequence genome includes a region encoding these proteins:
- the LOC113356826 gene encoding probable protein phosphatase 2C 12 produces the protein MATKHEHQHHMVPLSVLLKREVSTERTIEKPDILHGQASQSKKGEDFTLFKTECQRIPGDGNSTFSVFGLFDGHNGSTAAIYTKENLLNNVVGAIPADLSRDEWLAALPRALVAGFVKTDKDLQDEARTSGTTVTFVIIDGYVVTVASVGDSRCILESSEGTIYSLSEDHRLECNEEERDRITASGGEVGRLNIVGGAQIGPLRCWPGGLCLSRSIGDMDVGEFIVPVPYVKQVKLSSAGGRLIISSDGVWDALSSETALNCCRGMPPDAAAEQIVKEALHSKGLRDDTTCIVVDILPMEKLTPSIPPPRKHGKGVFKAMFKKKSSSSSSHPQYTPPDLVEEMFEEGSAMLAERLDTEYPLCNMFKLFVCAVCQVDMKPREGISVHSGSTNLRKLHSWDGPFLCSSCQAKKEAMEGKSQSRDDRSNSRGSD, from the exons atGGCAACAAAGCATGAGCATCAGCATCATATGGTTCCACTTTCAGTGTTGCTGAAGAGAGAAGTATCAACTGAGAGAACCATTGAGAAACCTGATATTCTTCATGGACAAGCAAGTCAAAGCAAGAAGGGTGAAGATTTTACTTTGTTCAAGACAGAATGTCAGAGAATACCTGGAGATGGGAACAGTactttttctgtttttggg CTATTTGATGGACACAATGGATCTACGGCTGCTATATATACTAAGGAGAATCTTCTTAATAATGTTGTGGGGGCTATTCCGGCAGATCTTAGTAGAGATGAGTGGTTGGCAGCATTGCCAAGAGCTTTAGTGGCAGGTTTCGTGAAAACAGACAAAGATTTACAAGATGAAG CAAGAACGTCGGGTACAACTGTCACCTTTGTGATAATAGACGGGTATGTGGTAACCGTGGCCTCCGTTGGTGATTCTCGTTGCATACTAGAATCTTCTGAAGGAACTATATATTCTTTGTCGGAAGATCATAGGTTGGAATGCAATGAAGAGGA GAGAGATCGCATAACAGCAAGCGGTGGCGAGGTTGGACGGCTTAATATTGTTGGTGGTGCACAG ATTGGACCTCTCAGATGTTGGCCGGGTGGCTTGTGTCTTTCAAGATCTATTGGAGATATGGACGTTGGGGAATTCATCGTTCCTGTTCCGTATGTAAAGCAAGTGAAG ctttcttCTGCTGGAGGGAGGCTTATCATATCAAGTGATGGTGTTTGGGATGCTTTATCCTCCGAAACTGCGCTGAACTGCTGTAGGGGAATGCCTCCAGATGCTGCAGCTGAGCAAATTGTCAAG GAGGCTTTACATTCAAAGGGGCTCCGAGATGATACAACATGCATTGTTGTAGATATTTTACCGATGGAGAAGTTGACCCCATCTATACCACCaccaagaaaacatggaaagggAGTGTTCAAGGCCATGTTCAAAAAGaagtcatcttcatcatcttctcatcCACAGTACACACCGCCTGATTTAGTGGAGGAGATGTTTGAGGAAGGATCCGCTATGCTCGCTGAAAG GTTGGATACGGAATATCCCTTGTGCAACATGTTCAAGTTGTTCGTCTGTGCAGTGTGCCAAGTAGATATGAAACCGAGAGAAGGAATATCAGTACATTCTGGGTCTACAAATCTTCGTAagttgcattcttgggatggtcCTTTCCTGTGTTCTAGCTGTCAGGCAAAGAAAGAAGCAATGGAAGGGAAAAGCCAATCCAGAG ATGATCGATCCAACAGTAGAGGAAGTGACTAA